Proteins from a single region of Hymenobacter aquaticus:
- a CDS encoding RNA polymerase sigma factor — translation MRGQDRQIQEAVQEQRGRLLAFIRRRVPDPADAEDILQDVFGELVESYRMLKPVEKVASWLFRVARNRITDLYRKKKTASLEEEMLRYADDNEEGSLLLADVLPADDDAPENRLLRETLMEALAEALDELPKNQRDVFVWHELEGKSFKELAEETGVPLKTLISRKHYAVQHLRQRLQVLYTNLFTD, via the coding sequence ATGAGAGGACAGGACCGGCAGATTCAGGAGGCCGTGCAGGAACAGCGCGGCCGGCTGCTGGCTTTCATCCGCCGCCGCGTGCCCGATCCGGCCGACGCCGAAGATATCCTGCAGGATGTCTTCGGGGAGCTGGTCGAAAGCTACCGGATGCTCAAACCCGTGGAAAAAGTGGCCTCCTGGCTGTTCCGCGTGGCCCGCAACCGCATCACCGACCTCTACCGCAAAAAGAAAACCGCGTCGCTGGAAGAGGAAATGCTCCGCTACGCCGACGACAACGAGGAAGGCTCCCTGCTGCTAGCCGACGTGCTGCCCGCCGACGACGATGCCCCCGAAAACCGCCTGCTCCGCGAAACCCTGATGGAAGCCCTGGCCGAAGCCCTGGACGAATTGCCCAAAAACCAGCGCGACGTCTTCGTGTGGCACGAGCTGGAGGGCAAGAGCTTCAAGGAGCTGGCCGAGGAAACCGGCGTGCCGCTCAAAACCCTGATTTCGCGCAAGCACTACGCCGTGCAGCACCTGCGCCAGCGCCTGCAAGTGCTCTACACCAACTTGTTCACCGATTAA
- the nuoK gene encoding NADH-quinone oxidoreductase subunit NuoK, translating to MEQTIPEVIRTVPLEYYIYFATALFAIGVTGVLTRRNAIIIFMCVELMLNAVNVLLTAFSAYRSDPNGQIFVFFIMAVAAAEVSVGLGIIVMIYRNFQNTDVNLLNRLKW from the coding sequence ATGGAACAGACCATCCCGGAAGTCATTCGCACCGTCCCGCTTGAGTATTATATATACTTCGCCACGGCGCTATTTGCCATCGGCGTAACGGGCGTGCTAACCCGGCGCAATGCCATTATCATCTTTATGTGCGTGGAGCTGATGCTCAACGCCGTAAACGTGCTGCTGACGGCCTTCTCGGCCTACCGCTCCGACCCCAACGGGCAAATCTTCGTGTTCTTCATCATGGCCGTGGCCGCCGCCGAAGTGTCGGTGGGCCTGGGCATTATCGTGATGATATACCGCAACTTCCAGAATACCGACGTCAATCTGCTTAACCGTCTTAAGTGGTGA
- the nuoL gene encoding NADH-quinone oxidoreductase subunit L, producing MQETVLPAASAPYPTLLYVLIPLLPFLGFLINGLLNKKLSGTVAGAIGSLMVLGSFLISVTLFLNFQYQYTVTLFDWISVGSMQIPFTYQIDQLSLIMLLLVTGVGFLIHVYSIGYMHHDENVGKFFAFLNLFVFSMLVLVLGANFVILFIGWEGVGLCSYLLIGFWNKETPNNNAAKKAFIINRVGDLGFLLGIFLIYLTFDSVQYAEVFQKASTLQIGTGVVTAITLLLFVGAMGKSAQLPLYTWLPDAMAGPTPVSALIHAATMVTAGIYMVLRSNVLFTLAPDTLHVVAWIGGLTALFAATIGLAQNDIKKVLAYSTVSQLGYMFLALGVMGYSTSLFHVLTHAFFKALMFLGAGSVIHAMSNEQDIRRMGGLRKALPITFITFLIGCLAISGIPPFSGFFSKDEILEHVYQHNKILWGIGMVTAFLTAFYMFRLLFLTFFGEFRGTEEQKHHLHESPASMTLPLVVLAILAAVGGFMGAPMFVGKHYLAEYLAPLFTYSQRLNPEAFAGELDHGTELMLIGLSVAAGVLGILLAYVQYVSRRVRPAEDDAQRSAPESLVYHKYYIDELYDTIFVKPVMGLSKGLYRFVEQGIIDPIVNGFGRVTLGGGQLLRHVQTGYVGLYLILMVVGIVLILALNVFQF from the coding sequence ATGCAAGAAACTGTTCTACCCGCGGCCAGCGCCCCTTACCCCACGCTGCTGTACGTCCTGATTCCGCTGCTGCCATTTCTGGGTTTTCTCATTAACGGGCTGCTGAACAAGAAGCTTTCGGGCACGGTGGCCGGCGCCATCGGCAGCCTCATGGTGCTGGGCTCGTTCCTGATTTCGGTGACGCTGTTCCTGAACTTTCAGTACCAGTACACGGTGACGCTCTTCGACTGGATTTCGGTCGGCTCGATGCAGATTCCCTTCACCTACCAGATCGACCAGCTCAGCCTGATCATGCTGCTGCTCGTGACGGGCGTGGGCTTCCTGATTCACGTTTACAGCATCGGCTACATGCACCACGACGAGAACGTGGGCAAGTTTTTCGCCTTCCTGAACCTGTTCGTGTTCAGCATGCTGGTGCTGGTGCTGGGGGCCAACTTCGTGATTCTGTTCATCGGCTGGGAAGGCGTAGGCCTCTGCTCCTACCTGCTCATCGGCTTCTGGAACAAGGAAACGCCCAACAACAACGCTGCCAAGAAGGCCTTCATCATCAACCGCGTCGGTGACCTGGGCTTCCTGCTCGGCATCTTCCTGATTTACCTCACCTTCGACTCGGTGCAGTACGCCGAGGTGTTCCAGAAAGCCTCGACCCTGCAAATCGGCACGGGCGTGGTGACGGCCATTACGCTGCTGCTCTTCGTGGGGGCGATGGGTAAGTCGGCCCAGCTGCCGCTCTACACCTGGCTACCCGACGCCATGGCCGGCCCCACCCCGGTTTCGGCCCTGATTCACGCCGCGACCATGGTTACGGCCGGTATCTACATGGTGCTGCGCTCGAACGTGCTCTTCACCCTGGCCCCCGACACGCTCCACGTGGTAGCCTGGATTGGCGGCCTCACGGCGCTGTTTGCCGCTACCATCGGTCTGGCCCAGAACGACATCAAGAAAGTACTGGCTTACTCCACGGTGTCCCAGCTGGGCTACATGTTTCTGGCCCTGGGCGTTATGGGCTACAGCACCTCGCTGTTTCACGTCCTGACCCACGCTTTCTTCAAGGCCCTGATGTTCCTGGGTGCGGGCTCCGTGATTCACGCCATGAGCAACGAGCAGGACATTCGCCGCATGGGCGGCCTGCGCAAGGCCCTGCCGATTACGTTTATCACCTTCCTCATCGGCTGCCTGGCCATTTCGGGCATTCCGCCGTTCTCGGGCTTCTTCTCCAAAGACGAAATCCTGGAGCACGTCTACCAGCACAACAAGATTCTCTGGGGCATCGGCATGGTCACGGCCTTCCTGACGGCCTTCTACATGTTCCGCCTGCTGTTCCTGACCTTCTTCGGCGAGTTCCGCGGCACTGAGGAGCAGAAGCACCACCTGCACGAGTCGCCGGCTTCGATGACGCTGCCGCTCGTTGTGCTGGCCATTCTGGCCGCCGTAGGAGGTTTCATGGGCGCCCCGATGTTCGTGGGCAAGCACTACCTGGCCGAGTATCTGGCCCCGCTGTTCACCTACTCGCAGCGCCTCAACCCCGAAGCCTTTGCCGGCGAGCTGGACCACGGCACCGAGCTGATGCTCATCGGCCTGTCGGTAGCGGCCGGCGTGCTGGGCATCCTGCTGGCCTACGTGCAGTACGTGAGCCGCCGGGTGCGCCCGGCCGAAGACGACGCCCAACGCTCGGCTCCGGAAAGCCTGGTGTACCACAAATATTACATCGACGAGCTGTATGACACCATCTTCGTGAAGCCGGTGATGGGCCTCTCAAAAGGCCTGTACCGCTTCGTGGAGCAAGGCATTATCGACCCCATCGTGAACGGCTTCGGCCGGGTTACGCTCGGCGGCGGGCAGCTCCTGCGCCACGTGCAAACCGGCTACGTGGGCCTCTACCTGATTCTGATGGTGGTGGGCATCGTGCTAATTCTGGCTTTGAACGTCTTCCAATTCTAA
- a CDS encoding complex I subunit 4 family protein — translation MLTAFLLFFPVAAALLLHFAKGNAARVLALGAALLEFAVAVFAAVSATLNMAPGNSEAAYSTFSINLPWIASAGINFHIGMDGLSLLLVLLTTFLVPLIILASFRHDYPNASAFYALILFMQTGLIGVFVSLDAFLFYFFWEVALIPIYFLAGVWGSERRIAVTFKFFLYTIIGSLFMLAAFVYLYFQTGANGAVRSSDIAAFYSLSLTASQQAWVFWLIFIAFAVKMPIFPFHTWQPDTYTESPVPATMLLSGIMLKMGIYGTLRWLLPVVPLGTSQWGKLVMILAVIGIIYGAIIAIRQRDMKRLIAYSSLSHVGLMAAGVFSLTFMGLQGAVIQMLAHGVNVVGMFFIGDVIQRRTGTRQISELGGLTKHTPLLSVCFLVLLLGTVALPLTNGFVGEFLLLAGVYQYNMWLGAVAGVTIILAAVYLLRMFQRVMLGPETSFTSTIQDLTGSELAVLVPLIVLVFWIGLFPNTFLRISEPAVLQILTLVNR, via the coding sequence ATGCTGACTGCCTTTTTACTTTTCTTCCCCGTAGCGGCGGCGCTTCTGCTGCACTTTGCCAAGGGCAATGCGGCGCGGGTGCTGGCCCTGGGGGCCGCCCTTCTGGAATTTGCCGTGGCGGTGTTTGCCGCCGTGTCGGCCACGCTGAACATGGCGCCCGGCAACAGCGAGGCCGCCTATTCCACGTTTTCCATCAATCTGCCCTGGATAGCCTCGGCCGGCATCAACTTCCACATCGGCATGGATGGGCTGAGCCTGCTGCTGGTGCTGCTGACCACCTTTTTGGTGCCGCTCATCATCCTGGCTTCCTTCCGCCACGACTACCCCAACGCCTCGGCCTTCTACGCCCTGATTCTGTTCATGCAGACCGGCCTGATCGGGGTGTTCGTGTCCCTGGATGCCTTCCTATTCTACTTCTTCTGGGAAGTGGCCCTGATTCCGATTTACTTCCTGGCCGGCGTCTGGGGCTCGGAGCGCCGCATTGCCGTCACCTTCAAGTTTTTCCTGTACACCATCATTGGCTCGCTCTTCATGTTGGCCGCCTTCGTGTACCTCTACTTCCAGACCGGCGCCAACGGCGCGGTTCGGTCGTCCGACATTGCCGCTTTCTACAGCCTGAGCCTTACGGCTTCGCAGCAGGCCTGGGTGTTCTGGCTGATCTTCATTGCCTTCGCCGTGAAGATGCCGATTTTCCCCTTCCACACCTGGCAGCCCGACACCTACACCGAAAGCCCCGTGCCCGCCACCATGCTGCTCTCGGGCATCATGCTGAAGATGGGCATCTACGGCACGCTGCGCTGGCTGCTGCCGGTGGTGCCGCTGGGCACCAGCCAGTGGGGTAAGCTGGTGATGATTCTGGCCGTTATCGGTATCATTTATGGCGCTATCATCGCCATCCGCCAGCGCGACATGAAGCGGCTCATTGCCTATTCGTCGTTGTCGCACGTGGGGCTGATGGCCGCCGGCGTGTTCTCCCTCACCTTCATGGGCCTGCAAGGCGCCGTGATTCAGATGCTGGCCCACGGCGTAAACGTCGTCGGCATGTTCTTTATCGGCGACGTTATCCAGCGCCGCACCGGTACCCGCCAGATTTCGGAGCTGGGCGGCCTGACCAAGCACACGCCGCTTTTGTCGGTCTGCTTCCTGGTGCTACTGCTGGGCACGGTGGCCCTGCCGCTCACCAACGGTTTCGTGGGCGAGTTCCTGCTGCTGGCCGGCGTGTACCAGTACAACATGTGGCTGGGCGCCGTGGCCGGCGTGACCATCATCCTGGCCGCCGTGTATTTGCTGCGCATGTTCCAGCGCGTGATGCTGGGCCCCGAAACGTCCTTTACCTCCACCATTCAGGACCTGACCGGCAGCGAATTGGCCGTGCTGGTGCCCCTGATTGTGCTCGTGTTCTGGATTGGCCTGTTCCCCAATACCTTCCTGCGCATCTCGGAGCCTGCCGTACTGCAGATTC